The segment GTGACCCTCGACACCGGGGGCGGGGTCGCGGTCCGGGCGCAGGACGAGGCGACCGGGCGGTTCGAGGAGGTCCGCCTGGCCCGGTCGACCGCGGCCGGCCCGCCCATCCAGGTAGCGATCGACCGGCGAATTCTGGCCCGCGCCCTCACCTTCGGGTGCGGGACCGTCCGCGTCACCCCGGGCAAGCCGGTCGTGTTCGCGGGGGCGGACCGGGCCTTGATGTGCGTCGCCCTCGACCCGGCCCACGTGGTCGAACCCGCCGACACCGCCGCTCTCACAACCCCGATCGAACGCCCCAGGAGGAGCGACATGAAGCACGAAACGAACGGCCCCCGCCGCCCGACCCGCCCGACCCGCCGCTTGATCCGGCCGACCCGCTGGCCGAGGCCGAGGGCCTCCGCGCGGCTCTGGCGGAGGCGGCCGGTCGGGCGGGTCGGCTGGTGGCCGCCCACAAGGGGCAGAAGCGGAGAAGAAGGTCCTGACCCAGGTGTGGGCCGGGCTCCGGCAACTCAACCTCGGGCCGGGGGGACAGCCGTGACCGGGGTCCTCCGCACGCAATTGACGACCCTGGCGGCGACCATCGCCGACCTGAAGGAGCGGGTCCGGGTGGCCGTCGCCGGGGAGTTGGCCCGGGCGGTCAGCGCGGCCGTCCAGCAGGTCGTCCAGGCCGTCGCCGCCGGCCGCACCACCGAACCCGTATCCGAATCCCGGCGGCGCCCGGCGGACCGGTGGGCGGACGACGAGGACGACTGGGATCGGACTCGCGACCCGTGGGCCGACGACCGGGAACCTCGTGAGCCGACGGCAGCCCGCCGCGAACACCGGCCCGCCGACCCGGTGGCCGTGGGGCTGACGACCGCCGTCGCGGCCGGCATCTTCGTCGCCCGCTGGTGGCTCCTTCGCCGCGGCACCTTGCTGGCCGCCGCCGGCCTCGGCCTGGGGGTCGGGCTCCTCGGGGTGGTCGGCGGGCCGGCCGCCCGGACGGCCGTCGCCGTTCTGGCCGCCGCCGCCGACGTCCTGGGCGCGACCGACGCCCTCGGGGCCGGCGCCGCACATCTCGAAGACGGTTAACCCAAATTCCCACGCCGGACGGACCGCCGCCCGCACCCAGCCCCGGGGCTTCGCCCGCGGGTCACAGCCGGGGTCTGCCCCGTCCGGCGTCGGGCTGATTGCTCACCCGAACCAAGCCACCACACCACCGTTATCCACCATTTGTTCCCAAGGAGAAAGATCATGAGCGTCACCGCGCCCTCGACGAACGGCCGGCCCCAGCGGAAGCAACTGGCCGACCAGCTCGACCGCCTGGACACGATCATCGACGCCCTGGCCGAGGCCCTGCCCCAGGCGGTCGCCGACGCCTGCCGGGACGGCGCCCGGCAGGCCGTCCGCGATGCCGTCGTTGAGATCCTGAGCAACCCCGACCTGCGCAGCTTGATCGCCGGCCCGGCCGTGCCGGCCACCTCGACCGCTGAGGCCACCCCGACCCCGCCGCCGGGTCCGGGGACGTTCGCCCGCTTCGCGACCGCTGCCCGGGCCTCCGCGGCCAAGGTGGTCACCGCGGCCTGTGCGCTCAGAGCCTGTTTGGGAATCTATGGGATTTGGGTGGTGGTGGTGGTGTCGGTCTGGAGAAGATCTCGACTCGGGGTATAGGCCGGTCAGCCCAATGGCCGCTTTCCCCGGAGGGATCATGCGAACGGGTTACCCGACCGACCTGACCGAGTCCGAATGGGCTCTCGTACAACCGTTCGTCCCGCCCCCGACGGGAGCCGGGGCTCCCCGAACGGTGAACTTCCGATCCGTCCTGAACAGCATCCTGTATCTCAATCGGACCGGTTGCCAGTGGCGGATGTTGCCGAACGATTTGGGCACCCCATGGCAGACGGTGTACGCGTATTTCGCCACGTGGAAGCGGAACGGGACATGGACCCGGCTGAATGCCGCGTTGGCCGCCCAGGTCCGGGTAGCCGAAGGCCGGCCGGACCCGACCCCGAGTGCGACGTGCATCGATAGCCAATCCGTCAAGGGGACGGAATGCACGGAAAACCCCGGATATGATGGGGGAAAGAAGATCCAGGGGCGGAAGCGGCACATCCTGACGGACACGCTCGGGTTGCTGTTGGTGGTCGTCGTGACGGCGGCCAACGTGGACGACGGAGCGGCCGCCGCGACCGTCCTCGGGCGACTCGATCCCGGGGTGTATTCGCGGGTCCGGGCGGTGTTCGCCGACCAGAAGTATCACAACCATGCGTTCGAGGCGTGGTTGTCCGGTCACCGCCCGGGGGTGCGGTTGGAGATCTCGTCCCGCCCCCCGGGGGCGACCACCTTCCAGCCGTTGCGGGTCCGATGGGTGGTCGAGCGGACGTTCGCGTGGATCGGACGGTGTCGGCGGAATAGCAAGGATTACGAGCGGACCGAATCGTCGAGCGAGGCCATGGTCCAGGTCAGCAGCATCCGACTCATGCTTCGTCGCCTGAATAAGTGTGCCTAACGACAGACGGCGAATGACGGCCCAGAATACCTAAACTACGAGTGCAGACGGATGTAGATAGCCAGGATTCCCAAACAGGCTCTCACCGCCGACGCGGCGGCCGCGACCTTAACGACCGTTGCCGCCGTCCGCGCCCGGGTGGAGGGGGCCGCGGCGACGGCCCGGACTGTGGCCGGTGTCCTGCCAGTCCGGCGGATCGCCCTGATCGGGCTGGGCGTCGGGGCGGTCACGGCCGCCGTCAGTTACGTCGCCCCGCACGGACTGTCGGCCACCCTGGCCGGCGCCGGCGGGGCGGCCACCGCGGTCGGCGTCCAGGTCGGCGTGTGGGCCCGGGACGCCGCCCGCCGGCTCGGGCTCGCGTAACGTCGATCACCTAACAAGGCAGGGTCTCAGACGATCGTTCGGCCGATCGCGCACTTGCCCCCGAGTGCGCCAGCCCGTGCGGACGGTCGTCCGGTCCAACTCGCCCCGCCGGCGACCGCCGCTCCGCCAGCATCTTTCGCCTTTCACCGCGTCGCCGCGTGCGCCGCATTCGGCGTAGCGGCGTTCCGGAGCTTGCCATGCCCGACACGCCCGCCGATCGCGTTGTTTTTGACGAGCTTCATGTCACCCTGCTGGTCCACCGCGCCCTGTCCGACACCGCCGTCGAGCGAGCCCACCGGGTCATCGGCGGCCGGAGGTTCGTGGCCCAGGTGCGGCGAGCCGTCGCCGCCGTCCTGAGCCAGCACCTGCCGCGCGGGCGGGTGACCGTCGTCGTGACCCGGTAACCGTCTTCGCGGCGTTGACTCCCCGCCCCATTACCACCGAGGTTTATGATCGATGCCACCGTCTCCGAATGACTGGCTGTTGACCGGCCAGGTTCCGGCCGGCCCGTTCGCGCTCGACCAGATCCGCGGCCGGCTTGCCGCTGGCCAACTCGCGGCCGACACCCCCGTCTGCCCGGTCGGCGGGACCGCCTGGGTGCCGATCGGCGACGTTCCCGGCCTCGGCAGTCCGGCTCCCTCACCCGCCCCCGGTGGCGCAACGACCTCGTCCGATCCCCGGCGAAGTGTTCCGGTCGTAGCCCGGGTCGCTCTGGTGCTTACGGCCGTCGCGCTCGGGTACACGGCGTACGACCGACTCCACCCGCCGACCCCGCGCGAGGTCGTCGACCGGTTCGACCGCGCGGCGACCGCGGACGAGGCGGCCCGGGTCGCGAGCCGGCGGTTCGCCCCGGTCGCCCGGGCCGCCGGCGGATACCAGGTCGGGTTTCACGGCCGGGCGTACGACGACGCGGCCGGCCGGTCGGTCGTCGCCGAGGTGGTCTTCCACCTGATCGACGAGGACGGGTGGAAGGTCGACGACGTCGTCTTCGTGACGTACGACGGGCGACCCCTGGATCCGCCGGTTTCGCTCGCCGCGAGCCACCCTTCCGCGGGCGATTCCGCGATCCCTCCCCCGCACGCGGCGACTGACCGGGTCTGGAAAGCCCAGCTGGTATTCGTTCTCACCGCCCTCAAGACCCTACCCGAGTGGTGGGCCAAGACCGGCAAGCCGATCGCCCTCGCGGTCGTCGCGGTCGTCGCGGTCATCGCGGCGGTCGTGGCCGTGGTTCGGGAAGCAATCGGCTCGCGGCGGAACGGGGCCGGGTAGAAAGACGGGGGGCGGGCGGCAGCGGCTGTGGCCCCGCCCGACCCCGTCATCTCGAAAGTGCCGGTCAGCTGGGATCGTGTGCGACGGGACCGCTCCGAGCGTGGATCCCGCGGGACCCACGACGGTCCTCGCGTCAGCCCTCGAACGAGGCAAAAGGGCGTGGCGTGGTCGGAGTAGCCGCCCTTTTTCTTAGCCGTCGGGCCCGAGTCCATGGGTTGTCGTGATGCGGTTGATCGACGGGACCGAGGAAGCCAAGCGTGCAGGGCCGTCCATGGTCGTGCTTACCATCCCGAATTTGTCGGCGCGAAGAGTTCCGATCCCTCCCTCGGTCTGCCGATCGCCTGCAATTCTTGTTGGTGCCGCCGCGGTCAGACCGTAGTCATTCCACCGCCGCACGAGGTGCCGGACGGGGACGGCGGACAACCAGACCACGTCGGCCGCCGCGCCTGGGGTGCGAGGAAAATCGGTCTGGGCCAAGAGCCAAAAGCCACAGGGCATGTCGCCGGACCTTCTTGACACGTTGACGGGTCGCCGAATATGGGTCCAGAGTTTGATGATCAGCAGAGGACGGAGGTGCAGTAAGCAGTGTTGGGAGTCCTTCACGCAGCATTGAGTTGTGGCTACAGCACAGGGAATCACCGGGTTCGGTATTAGACGTTTGTGAACCACAATCGCTGTCAGAATCGCATCCAATCATTGCACGTCAGAGTGCCTTGGGTTCGCCAATACTGATGAGTCGCGCGACGTCGTCCGATTTGAACCCCAACAATGTTGGGCGGACCGTCTCGGCCAGGACAACGACGTCGTACAGTTCCGTCACCATCCCTTCGACTCGGACCCAGTGGGCTACTTCGCCGGTGGCCAAATCGACGACGACCAACCCGCACCAGGCGTCCGCCCCACGGCGGGCCAACTCGTCTCCCAAGGCCAGCCCGCCGAAGGTCCGGTCGTGCCGCGGCTTCGAGAGCCCGACGACAGCGTACCCCCCGACGAACGCGAGCCCGCGGGCATAACCCGGGCAGAACGCCACCGGCTCGAACCATCCCGCCCGGACGTCTACAACCCCGAGATAACCAGTCCCGCTGTTGAGTAGCCACGGCCGATCGTCGGGGCCAACCCGCGGCGAGTGGGGCATCGAGAGGCCGCCGGCCACCACCTTGTCAATTCGGAC is part of the Fimbriiglobus ruber genome and harbors:
- a CDS encoding DUF4339 domain-containing protein, coding for MPPSPNDWLLTGQVPAGPFALDQIRGRLAAGQLAADTPVCPVGGTAWVPIGDVPGLGSPAPSPAPGGATTSSDPRRSVPVVARVALVLTAVALGYTAYDRLHPPTPREVVDRFDRAATADEAARVASRRFAPVARAAGGYQVGFHGRAYDDAAGRSVVAEVVFHLIDEDGWKVDDVVFVTYDGRPLDPPVSLAASHPSAGDSAIPPPHAATDRVWKAQLVFVLTALKTLPEWWAKTGKPIALAVVAVVAVIAAVVAVVREAIGSRRNGAG
- a CDS encoding IS5 family transposase, coding for MRTGYPTDLTESEWALVQPFVPPPTGAGAPRTVNFRSVLNSILYLNRTGCQWRMLPNDLGTPWQTVYAYFATWKRNGTWTRLNAALAAQVRVAEGRPDPTPSATCIDSQSVKGTECTENPGYDGGKKIQGRKRHILTDTLGLLLVVVVTAANVDDGAAAATVLGRLDPGVYSRVRAVFADQKYHNHAFEAWLSGHRPGVRLEISSRPPGATTFQPLRVRWVVERTFAWIGRCRRNSKDYERTESSSEAMVQVSSIRLMLRRLNKCA